A single genomic interval of Musa acuminata AAA Group cultivar baxijiao chromosome BXJ3-4, Cavendish_Baxijiao_AAA, whole genome shotgun sequence harbors:
- the LOC135636320 gene encoding ATP synthase gamma chain 1, chloroplastic-like has translation MACSNLATTWASPKPSDHTHLSSRAFLAPSRLLFAPASASSPRPPPSTAVYCGLRELRGRIDSVKNTQKITEAMKLVAAAKVRRAQEAVVSGRPFSESLVEVLYNINEQLQTEDVDVPLTRVRPVRKIALVVVTGDRGLCGGFNNYIIKKAEQRRAELSALGIASTVISVGKKGNTYFQRRPYIPVDRFLEVGSLPTTKEAQAIADDVFSLFVSEDVDKVELLYTKFVSLVKSDPVIHTLLPLSPKGEICDVNGVCVDAAEDELFRLTTKEGKLTVERETVRTPTPAFSPILQFEQDPVQILDALLPLYLNSQILRALQESLASELAARMTAMSNATDNAMELKRTLSTLYNRERQAKITGEILEIVAGAEALT, from the coding sequence ATGGCTTGCTCCAATCTTGCCACAACGTGGGCTTCCCCTAAGCCGTCAGACCACACCCACCTCTCCTCGCGCGCCTTCCTTGCCCCCTCCCGCCTCCTCTTCGCCCCGGCCTCGGCGTCCTCCCCGCGCCCGCCGCCCTCCACCGCCGTCTACTGCGGCCTCCGCGAGCTCCGCGGCCGCATCGACTCCGTCAAGAACACTCAGAAGATCACGGAGGCCATGAAGCTGGTGGCGGCCGCCAAGGTCCGCCGCGCCCAGGAGGCCGTCGTCAGTGGCCGCCCCTTCTCCGAGTCCCTTGTCGAGGTACTCTACAACATTAACGAGCAGCTGCAGACGGAGGACGTGGACGTGCCCCTCACCCGCGTCCGCCCCGTCCGCAAGATCGCCCTCGTGGTGGTCACCGGCGACCGCGGCCTCTGCGGAGGCTTCAACAACTATATCATCAAGAAGGCAGAGCAGCGCAGGGCGGAGCTCTCCGCCCTCGGCATCGCCTCCACTGTCATCAGCGTGGGGAAGAAGGGCAACACCTACTTCCAGCGCCGCCCCTACATCCCCGTTGACCGATTCCTCGAGGTCGGCAGCCTGCCCACCACCAAAGAGGCGCAGGCCATCGCCGACGACGTGTTCTCCCTCTTCGTCAGCGAGGATGTCGACAAGGTGGAGCTCCTCTACACCAAGTTCGTCTCCCTCGTCAAGTCCGACCCCGTCATCCACACCCTTCTCCCCCTCTCCCCCAAGGGCGAGATCTGCGACGTCAACGGTGTCTGCGTCGACGCCGCCGAGGACGAGCTCTTCCGCCTCACCACCAAGGAGGGGAAGCTCACGGTCGAACGGGAGACAGTGCGCACCCCGACCCCTGCCTTCTCGCCCATCCTGCAGTTCGAGCAGGACCCGGTGCAGATCCTCGACGCGCTGCTGCCCCTGTACCTCAACAGCCAGATACTTAGGGCACTGCAGGAGTCGCTGGCGAGCGAGCTCGCCGCCAGAATGACCGCCATGAGCAACGCCACCGACAACGCCATGGAGCTGAAGAGGACCCTCTCGACACTCTACAACCGGGAGCGGCAGGCCAAGATCACCGGGGAGATATTGGAGATCGTCGCCGGCGCTGAAGCCCTCACATGA
- the LOC103982757 gene encoding probable pectate lyase 5: protein MLLHHRHRLPAHILLFLLSFPLLTAASPFPNSSLHLDAHRDPDSVAREVQRQVEFSHRRALLAAGAKDQCVTGNPVDDCWRCSGSDWRQDRQRLADCGIGFGRDALGGKGGPIYVVTDPSDRDPVNPAAGTLRYGAIQEGPLWITFARDMTIRLNEELLVNSFKTIDGRGAVVHIAGGACITLQYVSNIIIHNVHVHHCVPAGEANVRSSPTHYGWRTRSDGDGISIYSGRKIWVDHCALSYCADGLIDAVMGSTGITISNNHFSHHNEVMLLGHSDDYLPDSGMQVTIAFNRFGEELVQRMPRCRRGYFHVVNNDFMAWQMYAIGGSANPTINSQGNRYIAPTNPGAKEVTKRVDTEESDWSGWNWRTEGDVMVNGAFFVASGQGLEAKYAKAWSVEPKSAALIDQLTGNAGVLGGPRDNSVGPGNSGVNYVGSATTQDGGEGGYGSLGMVFASVAPPPSAPPIFSSVSIFLSLYLIVAALFSLCRP, encoded by the exons ATGCTCCTCCACCACCGCCATCGCCTTCCCGCCCACATTCTCCTTTTCTTGCTCTCATTCCCTCTCTTGACGGCCGCATCGCCCTTTCCCAACTCCTCCCTGCATCTCGACGCTCACCGCGACCCCGATTCCGTCGCCCGCGAGGTCCAGAG GCAGGTGGAGTTCTCCCACCGGCGTGCCCTCCTGGCCGCGGGCGCCAAGGACCAGTGCGTCACCGGCAACCCCGTTGATGACTGCTGGCGGTGCTCCGGCTCGGACTGGCGGCAGGACCGGCAGCGACTCGCGGACTGCGGCATCGGCTTCGGCCGCGATGCCCTGGGGGGGAAGGGCGGGCCGATCTACGTGGTGACGGACCCGTCGGATCGCGACCCGGTGAATCCCGCCGCGGGCACCCTCCGGTACGGCGCCATCCAGGAGGGGCCCCTGTGGATCACCTTCGCCCGCGACATGACCATCCGCCTCAACGAGGAGCTGCTGGTGAACAGCTTCAAGACCATCGACGGCCGTGGCGCCGTGGTCCACATCGCCGGCGGCGCCTGCATCACCCTTCAGTACGTCTCCAATATCATCATCCACAACGTGCACGTCCACCACTGCGTCCCCGCGGGCGAGGCCAACGTGCGCTCCTCCCCCACCCACTACGGCTGGCGCACCCGGTCCGACGGCGACGGCATCTCCATCTACAGCGGGCGCAAGATCTGGGTGGACCACTGCGCGCTGTCCTACTGCGCCGACGGGCTCATCGACGCCGTCATGGGCTCCACCGGGATTACCATCTCCAACAATCACTTCTCGCACCACAATGAGGTGATGCTGCTGGGTCACAGCGACGACTACCTGCCGGACTCGGGGATGCAGGTGACCATCGCGTTCAACCGGTTCGGGGAGGAGCTGGTGCAGCGGATGCCTCGTTGCCGGCGCGGTTACTTCCACGTTGTGAACAACGACTTCATGGCGTGGCAGATGTACGCCATCGGCGGCAGTGCCAACCCCACCATCAACAGCCAGGGCAACCGCTACATCGCCCCCACCAACCCCGGCGCCAAAGAG GTGACGAAGAGGGTGGACACGGAGGAAAGCGACTGGAGCGGGTGGAACTGGCGGACGGAGGGGGACGTGATGGTGAACGGAGCGTTCTTCGTGGCGTCCGGGCAGGGGCTTGAGGCCAAGTACGCCAAGGCCTGGAGCGTCGAACCCAAGTCCGCGGCGCTCATCGACCAGCTCACCGGCAACGCGGGCGTCCTCGGTGGGCCCAG GGACAACAGCGTGGGGCCGGGGAACTCCGGAGTCAACTATGTTGGGTCCGCCACCACTCAAGACGGTGGCGAAGGCGGATATGGGTCCCTTGGTATGGTGTTTGCAAGCGTCGCGCCACCGCCATCTGCTCCGCCAATCTTCTCCTCCGTCAGTATCTTCTTGTCTCTCTATTTAATTGTCGCAGCTCTCTTCTCTCTTTGTAGACCCTGA
- the LOC103983442 gene encoding thaumatin-like protein 1 encodes MGLGDFQVEPGTVMYNFADDGWRGRLWLRTHCTTDNHGIFSCLTGDCGSEVQSCEGKPAKAPVTLLDFLNFSGNDTQYTYDVSLMHGFNVPAMVYPQNSSCEPTGCPADINAICPSDLRVKDSAGNTIACNSACDAYRDPKLCCINEYGSRAKCQPSSQAKVFMQSCPLAHTWTYDGRAFACWGSDFNITLCPKV; translated from the coding sequence ATGGGCCTGGGAGATTTCCAAGTCGAGCCAGGCACCGTCATGTACAACTTCGCCGACGACGGGTGGCGCGGCCGGCTGTGGCTCCGCACCCACTGCACCACCGACAACCACGGCATCTTCTCGTGCCTCACCGGAGACTGCGGTTCCGAGGTACAGTCGTGCGAGGGGAAGCCGGCCAAGGCGCCCGTCACCCTCCTCGACTTCCTCAACTTCAGCGGCAACGACACCCAGTACACCTACGACGTCAGCCTCATGCACGGCTTCAACGTGCCCGCCATGGTGTACCCGCAGAACTCCTCGTGTGAGCCGACGGGGTGCCCGGCCGACATCAACGCCATCTGCCCCAGCGACCTCCGGGTGAAGGACTCCGCCGGGAACACCATCGCCTGCAACAGCGCGTGCGACGCCTACCGAGACCCGAAGCTGTGCTGCATCAACGAGTACGGCAGCCGCGCCAAGTGCCAACCTTCGTCGCAGGCGAAGGTCTTCATGCAGTCGTGTCCTTTGGCGCACACATGGACGTACGACGGCAGGGCCTTCGCTTGCTGGGGGTCGGACTTCAACATCACCTTATGCCCCAAAGTTTAG
- the LOC135636443 gene encoding thaumatin-like protein 1b encodes MGLGMFEIGPDEVMFNTADDSWRGRVYFRTYCTTDNHGIVSCLTADCGSGEQSCEGKAAKAPVTLLDFLNFSGNDTQYTYDISLMHGFNVPAMVYPQDSSCQPTGCPGDINAICPDDLRVKDSAGKTIACKSACDAYQDPKLCCINEYGSRAKCQPSSQAKVFMQACPLAHTWTYDGRAFACSGSDFNITLCPTA; translated from the coding sequence ATGGGCCTCGGGATGTTCGAGATCGGTCCCGATGAGGTCATGTTCAACACCGCCGACGACAGTTGGCGTGGCCGGGTGTACTTCCGCACCTACTGCACCACCGACAACCACGGAATCGTTTCGTGCCTCACCGCCGACTGCGGCTCCGGCGAGCAGTCGTGCGAGGGGAAGGCGGCCAAGGCGCCCGTCACCCTCCTCGACTTCCTCAACTTCAGCGGCAACGACACCCAGTACACCTACGACATCAGCCTCATGCACGGCTTCAACGTGCCCGCCATGGTGTACCCGCAGGACTCATCGTGCCAGCCGACGGGGTGCCCGGGCGACATCAACGCCATCTGCCCCGACGATCTCCGTGTGAAGGACTCCGCGGGGAAAACCATCGCCTGCAAGAGCGCGTGCGACGCATACCAAGACCCGAAGCTGTGCTGCATCAACGAGTACGGGAGCCGCGCCAAGTGCCAGCCTTCGTCGCAGGCGAAGGTGTTCATGCAGGCATGCCCTTTGGCGCACACTTGGACTTACGACGGCAGGGCCTTCGCTTGCTCGGGGTCGGACTTCAACATCACACTGTGCCCCACGGCTTAG
- the LOC103982756 gene encoding cyclin-dependent kinases regulatory subunit 1, producing the protein MGQIQYSEKYFDDTYEYRHVVLPPEVAKLLPKNRLLSENEWRAIGVQQSRGWVHYAIHRPEPHIMLFRRPLNYQQQQVNHAAAVQATQMLAK; encoded by the exons ATGGGTCAGATCCAGTATTCGGAGAAGTACTTCGACGACACATACGAGTATAG GCATGTGGTGCTCCCTCCGGAGGTCGCCAAACTGCTCCCCAAGAACCGTCTCCTCTCCGAG AACGAGTGGCGGGCGATCGGGGTGCAGCAGAGCAGGGGTTGGGTGCACTATGCGATCCATCGCCCGGAGCCGCACATCATGCTCTTCCGGCGGCCGCTCAACTACCAGCAGCAGCAGGTGAATCACGCCGCCGCTGTCCAAGCCACCCAAATGCTTGCGAAATGA
- the LOC103982755 gene encoding pheophorbide a oxygenase, chloroplastic, with product MASFLYLSTSNCLFQRPPPSLFPASAISPSSSSSSSSSSSSYKPLLPRRRRRSRLCVATPSSPAAPTPAVEESQEAEEASSSSPSESSFSWRDHWYPVSLIEDLDPRVPTPFQLLNRDLVLWKDPNSGDWVALDDRCPHRLAPLSEGRIDETGCLQCSYHGWSFDGSGSCVRIPQASSEGPEARAVRSPRSCAVKFPTLVSQGMLFVWPDENGWEKAAATNPPMLPAEFDDPNFSTVTIQRDLFYGYDTLMENVSDPSHIDFAHHKVTGRRDRARPLPFKLESSGAWGYAGSDAGNPRISAKFVAPCYVMNKIEIDTKLPFLGDQKWIIWICSFNIPMAPGKTRSIVCSARNFFQFSMPGPAWWQLVPRWYEHWTSNKVYDGDMIVLQGQEKIFLSKMLESSTDVNQQYTKITFTPTQADRLVLAFRNWLRRYGNGQPNWFGHASHQLLPSTVLSKRQMLDRYEQHTLKCSSCKGAYEAFQMLQKLFIGTTIVFCATAGIPSEFSIRLLLAAAAIASAAVAYALRELQKNFVYVDYIHANID from the exons ATGGCATCTTTTCTCTACCTCTCTACTTCCAACTGCCTCTTCCAGagacctcctccctccctcttcccTGCTTCGGCCatctcgccttcttcttcttcttcttcttcttcttcttcttcttcttataaaCCCCTTCTCCCCCGGCGCCGGCGGCGGTCGCGCCTCTGTGTAGCGACCCCGTCTTCTCCTGCCGCGCCGACTCCCGCCGTGGAAGAGAGCCAAGAAGCCGAGGAGGCCTCGTCGTCTTCGCCGTCGGAGTCTTCGTTCTCGTGGAGGGATCACTGGTATCCCGTCTCCCTCATCGAGGATCTCGACCCTCGGGTCCCCACCCCCTTCCAGCTCCTCAACCGCGACCTCGTCCTCTGGAAGGACCCCAACTCCGGCGATTGGGTCGCTTTGGACGACCGCTGCCCCCACCGTCTCGCCCCACTCTCG GAGGGGAGGATCGACGAGACCGGTTGCTTGCAGTGCTCGTATCACGGGTGGTCCTTTGATGGGAGCGGCTCGTGCGTCCGGATCCCACAGGCCTCGAGCGAGGGGCCTGAGGCGCGAGCTGTTCGATCGCCGAGATCTTGCGCGGTCAAATTCCCCACACTTGTCTCGCAGGGTATGCTGTTTGTGTGGCCCGATGAGAACGGGTGGGAGAAGGCGGCTGCCACCAATCCCCCCAT GTTGCCAGCAGAATTTGATGATCCCAATTTCTCGACCGTGACTATCCAGCGTGACCTGTTCTATGGGTACGATACGCTGATGGAGAATGTCTCAGATCCGTCGCATATTGATTTTGCACACCACAAG GTCACTGGAAGAAGGGACAGAGCTAGGCCTTTGCCATTTAAGTTGGAGTCTAGTGGCGCTTGGGGATATGCTGGTTCAGATGCTGGGAATCCACGCATCAGTGCTAAATTTGTTGCCCCTTGTTATGTTATGAATAA GATAGAGATTGACACAAAACTGCCATTTCTTGGTGACCAAAAATGGATTATATGGATCTGTTCCTTTAACATTCCTATGGCCCCAGGAAAGACTCGTTCGATCGTGTGTAGTGCTCGTAACTTTTTCCAATTCTCAATGCCAGGTCCTGCTTGGTGGCAG CTGGTACCCCGCTGGTATGAGCATTGGACTTCAAACAAGGTCTATGATGGTGATATGATTGTCCTCCAGGGTCAAGAAAAGATTTTTCTTTCTAAAATGTTGGAGTCTTCTACTGATGTCAATCAGCAGTATACGAAGATCACATTCACACCGACCCAGGCTGATCGTTTGGTTCTAGCATTTCGGAATTGGTTGAGGAGATATGGCAATGGCCAGCCAAACTGGTTTGGCCATGCTAGCCATCAGCTTTTACCTTCAACGGTCCTGTCCAAACGTCAG ATGCTCGACAGATACGAGCAACATACTCTCAAATGCTCATCGTGCAAAGGTGCCTACGAGGCCTTTCAGATGTTGCAGAAGCTATTTATAGGCACAACAATAGTTTTCTGTGCTACTGCTGGAATTCCTTCAGAATTCTCAATTCGACTTCtgttagctgcagctgccattgccAGCGCAGCTGTGGCTTATGCTTTGCGTGAACTCCAGAAGAACTTTGTCTATGTGGATTACATACATGCTAATATTGATTAA
- the LOC103982754 gene encoding protein RMD5 homolog: MELNMVHDVFDRVAKKQKLLSSRTQELIDQVGCEIEQAKLKMQPIESTTGCTDPKSILVDLKTKLNEIAPLNQLEGLQKELNFGLGKYVKTLEKCFNSDISKAHRKVDFDVHIVNQIIATHFYRHGMFNIGDCFIREANEPEAAAIKSAFLEMHEIVEAMRCRNLEPALCWASKQSEWLLHNGSSLELKLHQLQFVEILQNGSRNEALTYARTRLAPFAPVHMVTFQKLMACLLWAGKIHQSPYADFMSPSHWETVAEEFMQRFCSLLGQSYQSPLGVTIAAGIQGLPVLLKIESVMATKKQEWLTMTELPVPVDLGREFHFHSIFICPVLKEQGSDENPPMMIPCGHVLSKQSIVKLSKNSTRAFKCPYCPSEATVAQSRQLYF, translated from the coding sequence ATGGAGTTAAATATGGTACATGATGTATTTGACCGAGTTGCTAAGAAGCAGAAGCTTTTGTCTTCTAGAACTCAAGAACTCATTGACCAAGTTGGATGTGAGATTGAGCAGGCAAAGTTGAAGATGCAGCCGATTGAGAGTACTACTGGCTGTACTGATCCAAAATCTATACTGGTTGATCTGAAGACCAAACTGAATGAGATTGCACCATTAAACCAATTAGAAGGACTCCAGAAGGAGCTGAACTTTGGACTTGGAAAATATGTCAAAACACTTGAGAAGTGTTTCAATTCAGATATATCAAAAGCACATCGAAAAGTTGACTTTGATGTCCACATAGTAAATCAGATTATTGCAACCCACTTCTACCGCCATGGCATGTTCAATATCGGTGACTGCTTCATAAGAGAAGCAAACGAGCCAGAAGCTGCAGCCATTAAATCTGCTTTCCTGGAGATGCATGAAATAGTCGAGGCTATGAGGTGTAGGAACCTTGAACCTGCTCTTTGCTGGGCTTCCAAGCAGAGTGAATGGTTATTGCACAATGGTTCTAGTCTTGAACTGAAGCTTCACCAACTGCAGTTTGTAGAGATACTACAGAACGGAAGCAGAAATGAGGCTCTCACTTATGCAAGGACTCGTCTGGCCCCTTTTGCTCCGGTGCACATGGTCACATTCCAAAAGTTGATGGCCTGTCTGTTATGGGCTGGTAAGATCCACCAGTCCCCATACGCTGACTTCATGTCGCCTAGTCACTGGGAGACTGTAGCTGAGGAGTTCATGCAACGGTTCTGCAGCCTGCTGGGCCAGTCTTATCAAAGCCCACTTGGTGTGACAATAGCAGCAGGCATTCAAGGGCTGCCGGTGCTGCTGAAGATAGAAAGTGTGATGGCTACTAAGAAGCAGGAGTGGCTGACGATGACAGAGCTCCCTGTTCCAGTGGACCTGGGAAGGGAGTTCCATTTTCACTCAATCTTCATTTGCCCAGTGCTGAAAGAGCAAGGGAGTGATGAGAACCCTCCGATGATGATTCCATGTGGGCATGTGCTCTCCAAGCAGTCGATAGTGAAGCTCTCCAAGAACAGTACACGAGCTTTCAAGTGTCCTTACTGTCCATCGGAGGCGACCGTGGCCCAATCTAGGCAACTTTACTTTTAG